The Chlorocebus sabaeus isolate Y175 chromosome 6, mChlSab1.0.hap1, whole genome shotgun sequence genome has a segment encoding these proteins:
- the C6H19orf73 gene encoding putative uncharacterized protein C19orf73 homolog has protein sequence MGLKVGFQGGGSFRKDALWLEGGVSARWARAPHSAPLRPPRELHAAPPPATPTQTVVRPAGFPRRTRLMVRSAPPTQRPPTGSGCVSGLWRKGLGLRPQTLLRVGGVVLSSAPALRPRLGPGLCPRTSPLEAGLSPPSDLGRGLNLCPQTLKRASQGLGLTSAPRIPSISQDTNPGM, from the coding sequence ATGGGGCTAAAGGTTGGATTTCAAGGCGGGGGCAGCTTCCGGAAAGACGCGCTCTGGTTGGAAGGTGGAGTGAGCGCCCGGTGGGCGAGGGCACCTCATTCTGCACCCCTGCGCCCGCCTCGGGAACTGCACGCGGCACCCCCACCCGCGACTCCCACGCAGACGGTAGTGCGGCCTGCAGGGTTCCCCCGGCGGACGAGGCTAATGGTTCGCTCCGCCCCGCCCACACAGAGGCCGCCCACTGGCTCCGGCTGCGTTTCAGGACTCTGGAGGAAGGGACTTGGCCTTCGCCCTCAGACGCTCTTAAGGGTAGGCGGCGTTGTCCTCAGTTCTGCCCCTGCACTCAGACCCAGACTGGGTCCCGGCCTCTGCCCTCGGACTAGTCCCTTGGAAGCCGGCCTATCTCCGCCTTCAGACCTAGGGAGAGGTCTCAACCTCTGTCCTCAGACTCTGAAAAGGGCTTCTCAAGGGCTTGGCCTGACCTCAGCTCCTCGCATTCCCTCCATATCTCAAGACACCAACCCAGGGATGtag
- the LIN7B gene encoding protein lin-7 homolog B isoform X2: protein MAALVEPLGLERDVSRAVELLERLQRSGELPPQKLQALQRVLQSRFCSAIREATVAAFTASEGHAHPRVVELPKTDEGLGFNIMGGKEQNSPIYISRVIPGGVADRHGGLKRGDQLLSVNGVSVEGEQHEKAVELLKAAQGSVKLVVRYTPRVLEEMEARFEKMRSARRRQQHQSYSSLESRG from the exons ATGGCTGCGCTGGTGGAGCCGCTGGGGCTGGAGCGGG ACGTGTCCCGGGCGGTTGAGCTCCTCGAGCGGCTCCAGCGCAGCGGAGAGCTGCCTCCGCAGAAGCTGCAGGCCCTCCAGCGAGTCCTGCAGAGCCGCTTCTGCTCCGCTATTCGAGAG GCCACAGTGGCTGCCTTCACAGCCAGCGAGGGCCACGCACATCCCAGGGTAGTGGAGCTACCCAAGACGGATGAGGGCCTGGGCTTCAACATCATGGGTGGCAAAGAGCAGAACTCGCCCATCTACATCTCCCGGGTCATCCCGGGGGGTGTGGCTGACCGCCATGGAGGCCTCAAGCGTGGGGACCAGCTGTTGTCGGTGAACGGTGTG AGCGTTGAGGGTGAGCAGCATGAGAAGGCGGTGGAGCTGCTGAAGGCGGCCCAGGGCTCGGTGAAGCTGGTCGTCCGTTACACGCCACGAGTGCTGGAGGAGATGGAGGCCCGGTTCGAGAAGATGCGCTCTGCCCGCCGGCGCCAGCAGCATCAAAGCTACTC GTCCTTGGAGTCTCGAGGCTGA
- the LIN7B gene encoding protein lin-7 homolog B isoform X1, translating to MAALVEPLGLERDVSRAVELLERLQRSGELPPQKLQALQRVLQSRFCSAIREVYEQLYDTLDITGSAEIRAHATAKATVAAFTASEGHAHPRVVELPKTDEGLGFNIMGGKEQNSPIYISRVIPGGVADRHGGLKRGDQLLSVNGVSVEGEQHEKAVELLKAAQGSVKLVVRYTPRVLEEMEARFEKMRSARRRQQHQSYSSLESRG from the exons ATGGCTGCGCTGGTGGAGCCGCTGGGGCTGGAGCGGG ACGTGTCCCGGGCGGTTGAGCTCCTCGAGCGGCTCCAGCGCAGCGGAGAGCTGCCTCCGCAGAAGCTGCAGGCCCTCCAGCGAGTCCTGCAGAGCCGCTTCTGCTCCGCTATTCGAGAG GTGTATGAGCAGCTTTATGACACGCTGGACATCACTGGCAGCGCCGAAATCCGAGCCCATGCCACAGCCAAG GCCACAGTGGCTGCCTTCACAGCCAGCGAGGGCCACGCACATCCCAGGGTAGTGGAGCTACCCAAGACGGATGAGGGCCTGGGCTTCAACATCATGGGTGGCAAAGAGCAGAACTCGCCCATCTACATCTCCCGGGTCATCCCGGGGGGTGTGGCTGACCGCCATGGAGGCCTCAAGCGTGGGGACCAGCTGTTGTCGGTGAACGGTGTG AGCGTTGAGGGTGAGCAGCATGAGAAGGCGGTGGAGCTGCTGAAGGCGGCCCAGGGCTCGGTGAAGCTGGTCGTCCGTTACACGCCACGAGTGCTGGAGGAGATGGAGGCCCGGTTCGAGAAGATGCGCTCTGCCCGCCGGCGCCAGCAGCATCAAAGCTACTC GTCCTTGGAGTCTCGAGGCTGA